In Paractinoplanes brasiliensis, the following proteins share a genomic window:
- the lysA gene encoding diaminopimelate decarboxylase — protein sequence MRAHEAGALHGDLGQRGPAWLRTPQDVNALVPQLWPRTVSRAEAGHLEIGGVSVTDLAAEHGTPAYLLDEEDLRSRCRDFAAAFAGCDVYYAGKSFLCKAVVRIIDEEGLHLDVCSGGELAVALAAGFPAERLGFHGNNKSVSELSRALDAGVGRIIVDSFDEIDRLTALAREKGKSPDVLVRVTVGVEAHTHEFIATAHEDQKFGFSLAGGSAFQAAVKILDEGVLTLKGLHSHIGSQIFDTSGFEVAARRVLELQAQIRDARGVELEDLDLGGGFGIAYTTQDDPSTPGDLAKRLHKIVESECELANLSKPRLSIEPGRAIVGPAVLTLYEVGTVKDVDGIRTYVSVDGGMSDNIRTALYDASYSATVAGRASAAEPLLARVVGKHCESGDIVVKDEFLPADVQPGDLLAVPGTGAYCRSMASNYNHVPRPPVVAVRDGASRVIVRRETEDDLLALDVG from the coding sequence ATGCGAGCTCATGAGGCCGGGGCGCTGCACGGCGACCTCGGGCAGCGCGGCCCGGCCTGGTTGCGTACGCCGCAGGACGTCAACGCCCTCGTGCCGCAGCTCTGGCCGCGCACGGTGAGCCGCGCCGAGGCCGGTCACCTCGAGATCGGCGGCGTGAGCGTCACCGACCTGGCCGCCGAGCACGGCACCCCGGCGTACTTGCTGGACGAGGAGGACCTGCGCTCGCGCTGCCGGGATTTCGCCGCCGCGTTCGCCGGCTGCGACGTGTACTACGCGGGCAAGTCGTTCCTGTGCAAGGCGGTCGTCCGCATCATCGACGAGGAGGGCCTGCACCTCGACGTCTGTTCGGGCGGCGAGCTGGCGGTGGCGCTGGCGGCCGGCTTCCCGGCCGAGCGGCTCGGGTTCCACGGCAACAACAAGTCGGTCTCGGAGCTGAGCCGGGCCCTCGACGCGGGCGTCGGGCGGATCATCGTGGACTCGTTCGACGAGATCGACCGGCTGACCGCGCTCGCCCGCGAGAAGGGCAAGAGCCCGGACGTCCTGGTTCGGGTCACCGTGGGTGTCGAAGCACACACTCACGAGTTCATCGCGACCGCCCACGAGGATCAGAAGTTCGGATTCTCGCTGGCCGGCGGCTCGGCGTTCCAGGCCGCCGTCAAGATCCTGGACGAGGGCGTCCTCACGCTGAAGGGCCTGCACTCGCACATCGGCTCGCAGATCTTCGACACCAGCGGCTTCGAGGTGGCGGCCCGGCGCGTGCTCGAGCTGCAGGCCCAGATCCGCGACGCGCGCGGCGTCGAGCTGGAGGACCTCGACCTGGGTGGCGGTTTCGGCATCGCCTACACCACCCAGGACGATCCCAGCACCCCCGGCGATCTGGCCAAGCGGCTCCACAAGATCGTCGAGTCGGAGTGCGAGCTGGCCAACCTGAGCAAGCCGCGGCTGTCGATCGAGCCGGGCCGGGCGATCGTCGGGCCCGCGGTGCTGACGCTCTACGAGGTCGGCACGGTCAAGGACGTCGACGGCATCCGGACGTACGTGAGCGTCGACGGCGGCATGAGCGACAACATCCGTACGGCGCTCTATGACGCTTCCTACTCGGCGACGGTGGCCGGGCGGGCCAGCGCCGCCGAGCCGTTGCTGGCCCGCGTGGTGGGAAAGCATTGTGAATCCGGGGACATCGTCGTGAAGGATGAATTCCTGCCCGCCGACGTGCAGCCCGGAGATCTTCTTGCCGTGCCCGGCACCGGCGCCTATTGCCGGAGCATGGCCAGCAACTACAACCACGTCCCTCGGCCGCCTGTGGTGGCGGTGCGCGATGGCGCCTCGCGCGTGATCGTGCGGCGGGAGACCGAGGACGACCTGCTCGCATTGGATGTTGGATGA
- a CDS encoding homoserine dehydrogenase produces MSQPEFDRGGKQNEAEQGKSVRVALLGCGTVGSEVVRLLNVQAEDLTARIGAPLEIVGIAVRRLGRERGDLPVDPELFTTDALGLVKREDVDVVVEVVGGIEPARTWLVEALRAGKSVITANKALLAEDGAALHDAAAEGNADLYYEASVAGAIPLLRPLRESLHGDRVTRVTGIVNGTTNFILSSMDSSGAGFSEALDEATELGYAEADPTADVEGFDAAAKAAILASLAFHSRVTAADVFREGMTGVTAGDMASAKEMGCTIKLLCIAERGPDSSGQESVSVRVHPAMIPRSHPLAGVGDAFNAVFVEAEAAGQLMFYGRGAGGTPTASAVLGDIVAAARNRLSGTRAPSESNYADLPVRPIGEALTRYHISLDVAERPGVLAGVAGVFAQHEVSIATVRQSGRAEDAKLVIVTHGAPDANLAATVEDLSRLDIVRSIASVLRVEGGA; encoded by the coding sequence ATGAGCCAGCCTGAATTTGACCGCGGCGGAAAACAGAATGAGGCAGAGCAGGGGAAGTCCGTCCGTGTCGCCCTCTTGGGGTGTGGCACTGTCGGATCCGAGGTCGTACGCCTGCTGAACGTCCAGGCCGAAGACCTGACCGCCCGCATCGGCGCCCCGCTCGAGATCGTCGGGATCGCGGTGCGCCGGCTCGGTCGCGAGCGCGGTGATCTGCCGGTCGACCCGGAGCTGTTCACCACCGACGCGCTCGGCCTGGTCAAGCGCGAGGACGTCGACGTGGTGGTCGAGGTCGTGGGCGGCATCGAACCCGCCCGCACCTGGCTGGTCGAGGCGCTGCGGGCGGGCAAGAGCGTGATCACGGCGAACAAGGCCCTGCTGGCCGAGGACGGCGCGGCGCTGCACGACGCGGCCGCCGAGGGCAACGCCGATCTGTACTACGAGGCCTCGGTGGCCGGCGCGATCCCGCTGCTGCGGCCGTTGCGCGAGTCCCTGCACGGGGACAGGGTCACCCGGGTCACCGGCATCGTGAACGGCACGACGAACTTCATCCTCTCGTCGATGGACTCCTCCGGCGCCGGGTTCAGCGAGGCCCTCGACGAAGCCACCGAGCTGGGTTACGCCGAGGCCGACCCGACGGCCGACGTCGAGGGTTTCGACGCCGCGGCCAAGGCGGCCATCCTGGCCTCGCTCGCCTTCCACTCCCGGGTCACCGCGGCCGACGTCTTCCGTGAGGGGATGACGGGCGTGACCGCCGGCGACATGGCCAGCGCGAAGGAGATGGGCTGCACGATCAAGCTGCTCTGCATCGCCGAGCGCGGGCCCGACTCGTCCGGGCAGGAATCGGTGAGCGTACGCGTGCACCCGGCGATGATTCCGCGCAGCCACCCGCTGGCCGGGGTCGGCGACGCCTTCAACGCGGTGTTCGTCGAGGCCGAGGCGGCCGGTCAGCTCATGTTCTACGGCCGTGGGGCGGGCGGCACGCCGACGGCGAGCGCGGTGCTGGGCGACATCGTGGCGGCCGCGCGCAACCGGCTTTCCGGCACCCGCGCGCCGAGCGAGAGCAATTACGCCGATCTGCCCGTACGACCCATCGGTGAGGCCCTGACCAGGTATCACATCAGCCTCGACGTGGCCGAGCGGCCGGGCGTGCTGGCCGGTGTGGCCGGTGTCTTCGCCCAGCACGAGGTGTCGATCGCGACCGTACGGCAGTCCGGCCGGGCCGAGGACGCCAAGCTGGTCATCGTGACCCACGGCGCGCCCGACGCCAACCTGGCCGCCACCGTGGAAGACCTGTCGAGGCTGGACATCGTACGGTCGATCGCCAGCGTGCTGCGGGTCGAGGGCGGCGCCTGA
- the thrC gene encoding threonine synthase encodes MYRGLIEAYRDRLPVTDKTPVVTLHEGNTPLVPAPVLSARTGADVYLKVEGANPTGSFKDRGMTMAVSKAVEEGAKAIICASTGNTSASAAAYAARAGVTCAVLVPQGKIALGKLAQALVHGAKLLQVNGNFDDCLALASKLSQDFPVSLVNSVNIFRLHGQKTAAFEIVEALGDAPDIHCLPVGNAGNISAYWMGYQEDHEAGNSTRRPRMFGFQASGAAPIVTGKVVEEPSTIATAIRIGNPASWTKALDARDSSGGLISAVTDREILTAYRLLAREVGVFVELGSAASVAGLLQQAAEGRVPAGSTVVCTVTGHGLKDPEWAISTAPSPTTIQNDVLIAARELGLA; translated from the coding sequence ATGTATCGGGGACTCATCGAGGCGTATCGGGACCGGCTGCCGGTCACCGACAAGACCCCGGTGGTCACGCTGCACGAGGGCAACACGCCGCTCGTGCCGGCGCCGGTGCTCTCCGCGCGTACAGGGGCCGACGTCTACCTCAAGGTCGAGGGGGCCAACCCGACCGGGTCGTTCAAGGACCGCGGGATGACCATGGCCGTGTCCAAGGCCGTGGAGGAGGGCGCCAAGGCGATCATCTGCGCGTCCACCGGCAACACCAGCGCCTCCGCGGCGGCGTACGCGGCCCGTGCCGGGGTGACCTGCGCGGTGCTCGTGCCGCAGGGCAAGATCGCGCTGGGCAAGCTGGCCCAGGCGCTCGTCCACGGCGCGAAGTTGCTGCAGGTCAACGGCAACTTCGACGACTGTCTGGCGCTCGCCTCGAAGCTGTCCCAGGACTTCCCGGTCTCGCTGGTCAACTCGGTCAACATCTTCCGCCTGCACGGTCAGAAGACGGCCGCCTTCGAGATCGTCGAGGCGCTGGGCGACGCCCCCGACATCCACTGCCTGCCGGTCGGCAACGCCGGCAACATCTCGGCGTACTGGATGGGTTATCAGGAGGACCACGAGGCCGGCAACAGCACCCGCCGGCCGCGCATGTTCGGTTTCCAGGCCTCGGGCGCCGCGCCGATCGTGACCGGCAAGGTGGTCGAGGAGCCCTCGACGATCGCCACCGCCATCCGCATCGGCAACCCGGCCAGCTGGACCAAGGCGCTGGACGCCCGTGACTCCTCGGGCGGGCTGATCTCGGCCGTCACCGACCGCGAGATCCTCACCGCGTACCGCCTGCTGGCCCGCGAGGTCGGGGTGTTCGTCGAGCTCGGCAGCGCGGCCAGCGTCGCGGGACTGCTGCAGCAGGCGGCCGAGGGCAGGGTCCCGGCCGGCTCGACCGTGGTCTGCACCGTCACCGGCCACGGCCTCAAGGACCCGGAGTGGGCGATCTCGACAGCGCCGTCGCCCACCACGATCCAGAACGACGTGCTCATCGCGGCCCGTGAGCTGGGTCTGGCCTAG
- a CDS encoding MarR family winged helix-turn-helix transcriptional regulator, with product MSAQQQLQDLIAEDREDPLFSSHLTLSQLKILMLLARHGSVSGSELAGMLGIGAAALTGMIDRLVVQDLVARTEDPHDRRVRRIALTRTGRDLIGSILNAGQARMRTLLSRLSADELDLIAQATRLILKAADES from the coding sequence ATGAGCGCCCAGCAGCAGCTGCAGGATCTGATCGCCGAGGACCGGGAGGATCCGCTCTTCTCGTCGCACCTGACCCTGTCGCAGCTCAAGATCCTCATGCTGCTCGCCCGTCACGGCTCTGTCTCCGGCAGCGAGCTGGCCGGCATGCTCGGCATCGGCGCGGCCGCGCTGACCGGCATGATCGACCGGCTCGTGGTGCAGGACCTGGTGGCCCGCACGGAGGACCCGCACGATCGGCGCGTACGCCGGATCGCGCTCACCCGTACTGGCCGAGATCTCATCGGGAGCATCCTGAACGCCGGGCAGGCGCGAATGCGTACGCTCCTCAGCCGGCTCTCAGCCGACGAGCTCGACCTGATCGCTCAGGCCACCCGGCTGATCCTCAAGGCGGCCGACGAGAGCTAG